Proteins from a single region of Apium graveolens cultivar Ventura chromosome 7, ASM990537v1, whole genome shotgun sequence:
- the LOC141674727 gene encoding uncharacterized protein LOC141674727: MWGIDLIGELPKARGGVKYAVVVVDYFTKWAEAGPLATMTAKKLREFVHRAILEEKKGAWPEELAQVLWSYNTTPRTTTGETPFSLVYGCEAMVPVEVGSGSFRRDNYDSEANEVNHRPYLDMIEETREDAQIRVAAYQQRIARHYNSKVRARTFKVGDLVLRRVMPNTKVVSHGVFGANWEGSYKIKSVL; encoded by the exons atgtggggaattgatctgattGGGGAACTCCCGAAGGCCAGGGGAGGTGTCAAGTATGCGGTGGTTGTAGTAGACTACTtcactaagtgggcagaggcCGGGCCCCTAGCCACCATGACGGCAAAAAAGCTCAGGGAGTTTGTACACCGGGCTATT cttgaagagaagaaaggagcATGGCCAGAGGAGCTCGCCCAGGTCCTATGGTCTTACAACACTACACCCCGAACTACAACTGGAGAGACCCCTTTCTCTCTGGTGTATGGGTGTGAAGCTATGGTGCCCGTTGAAGTGGGATCAGGATCTTTTCGAAGGGACAACTATGACTCAGAGGCAAATGAGGTCAATCATCGGCCCTATTTGGATATGATCGAAGAAACTCGGGAAGATGCTCAGATCAGGGTAGCAGCATATCAGCAGAGGATAGCTAGGCACTACAACAGTAAGGTTAGAGCCCGAACTTtcaaggtgggagatttggttcTGCGTCGGGTCATGCCAAACACCAAGGTGGTAAGTCACGGAGTCTTTGGAGCAAATTGGGAAGGCTCTTACAAGATAAAGTCAGTGCTCTAg
- the LOC141674726 gene encoding uncharacterized protein LOC141674726, whose translation MRSPRRVKDVQSLTGRVAALNRFISKSSDKCQEFFKAIKGVGRNFKWTEECGEAFQNIKKHLSSPPMLSNPKAGETLILYLAVSDFAISAVLVREEDGVQLPVYYVSKRLADAETRYTSLEKLVYALILASQKLRPYFQAHKIEVRTSYPLRQVMHKPESSGRMLKWTVELGQFEVDYKPRTAIKGQALTDFVLEFPLYQEVEPGALVVIPSTEEVGLESQNSAPWWSLFVDGASNGDGAGAGIELISTEAHKIRRATHLAFHATNNDAEYEALINGLKLALKMKVENLNVFSDSMIVVYQINGGYQAKGPRTELYLKCAQRIIARFNEVRLKLIPRGQNEGADELAKLGSRRETTLLGIVPLDIQRKPSVPEHEVGSLSNELGPTWMKPILNLFQTKRMRQGG comes from the coding sequence ATGAGATCCCCTCGACGGGTGAAGGACGTTCAAAGCTTAACGGGGCGAGTGGCTGCCTTGAACCGTTTCATCTCAAAATCCTCCGATAAATGCCAGGAGTTCTTCAAAGCAATTAAAGGAGTGGGGAGGAATTTTAAGTGGACAGAAGAATGCGGGGAAGCCTTTCAGAACATAAAGAAGCATCTCAGCAGCCCTCCAATGTTGTCCAATCCAAAGGCAGGAGAAACTCTGATCCTATACTTGGCTGTCTCCGACTTTGCAATAAGTGCGGTATTAGTCCGAGAGGAGGATGGTGTCCAGCTCCCggtatattatgtgagtaaaaggCTAGCTGATGCCGAGACTCGGTACACAAGCCTCGAAAAGCTAGTGTATGCTCTGATCCTGGCCTCCCAAAAACTCAGGCCCTATTTTCAGGCACACAAGATAGAGGTGCGAACTTCCTACCCCCTCAGACAAGTGATGCACAAACCAGAGTCTTCTGGTCGAATGTTGAAGTGGACGGTGGAGCTCGGCCAATTCGAAGTGGATTATAAGCCAAGGACTGCAATCAAAGGTCAAGCCCTGACCGATTTTGTGCTAGAATTTCCTCTATATCAAGAAGTGGAGCCGGGAGCCCTTGTGGTCATACCTAGCACAGAGGAAGTTGGGCTGGAGAGCCAAAATAGTGCCCCATGGTGGAGCCTATTTGTGGATGGAGCCTCTAATGGTGATGGAGCAGGAGCTGGAATTGAGCTAATCAGCACAGAGGCGCACAAGATCAGACGTGCGACCCATCTAGCCTTTCATGCAACCAAtaatgatgctgagtatgaggccTTGATCAACGGTCTCAAGCTAGCTTTGAAAATGAAGGTGGAGAATTTGAATGTGTTTAGTGACTCCATGATTGTGGTCTATCAGATAAACGGGGGGTATCAAGCTAAGGGGCCGAGAACAGAGCTTTACCTGAAGTGTGCACAGAGGATAATCGCGAGGTTCAACGAGGTGAGGTTGAAACTAATCCCGCGTGGGCAGAATGAAGGCGCAGACGAGCTAGCTAAGCTCGGCTCACGCCGCGAGACCACTTTGCTAGGGATCGTGCCCCTTGATATACAGAGGAAACCTAGTGTGCCCGAGCACGAGGTGGGCAGCCTCAGTAATGAGCTCGGCCCCACGTGGATGAAACCTATTCTAAACCTATTCCAGACGAAAAGAATGAGGCAAGGAGGATAA